A genomic window from Silene latifolia isolate original U9 population chromosome 11, ASM4854445v1, whole genome shotgun sequence includes:
- the LOC141614358 gene encoding protein FAR1-RELATED SEQUENCE 5-like, protein MTDGGTNMQNLNSIEINTTNATTLSTPTVASEIGENTIHNLGLRYTPGGSEEWNRMVENGFKPALGLMFVKLEEEGHNHRLCSLKEREFQKNVRTLNLYMKQTIVNNCKLNIGATKTFRILAEQSNGYANIGASLTEFKNFKRNIKCYIGDKDADMILDYLKALSESQDGFYYAYQVDEDNCLAKIFWAYAQARMNYSLFGDTITFDPTYGTNKYHMTFTLFTGVDNHKKSVTFAAALVDHENDGSFIWVFKKFLDCMGNKKPQCILTDQDPAIKLGVHSVFKKARHRYCMWHIMKKLTDKVESQICKETDFVERICGVVWDTDLEPIKCEEKWTQVINDFELNDNTWLTYIVQWNNNAIITDFLMLQVTAHCHRFLLRQ, encoded by the exons ATGACTGATGGAGGAACAAACATGCAGAATTTGAACA GCATTGAAATTAATACTACCAATGCAACAACTTTGTCTACACCTACTGTTGCGTCTGAAATAGGAGAAAATACTATCCATAATCTGGGATTGAGATATACTCCAGGTGGCAGTGAGGAGTGGAATAGGATGGTAGAAAATGGTTTCAAACCTGCTCTAGGGTTAATGTTTGTAAAGCTGGAGGAG GAAGGTCATAATCACAGACTCTGCTCACTCAAAGAACGGGAATTCCAGAAAAACGTAAGAACACTTAACCTTTACATGAAGCAgacaattgttaacaattgtaAACTCAACATCGGGGCTACCAAGACATTTAGAATTCTGGCGGAACAATCAAATGGGTATGCAAATATTGGTGCATCTCTCACAGAATTCAAGAACTTCaaaagaaatattaaatgttatatagGTGACAAGGATGCTGACATGATTCTTGATTATTTAAAGGCGCTTTCTGAATCACAAGATGGCTTTTACTATGCTTATCAAGTTGACGAGGATAATTGTTTGGCTAAAATCTTTTGGGCATATGCACAAGCAAGAATGAATTATTCCTTGTTTGGGGACACCATCACCTTTGATCCTACTTACGGTACTAACAAGTACCACATGACCTTCACCTTATTCACTGGTGTTGACAACCACAAAAAATCAGTGACTTTTGCTGCTGCACTTGTCGATCATGAGAACGATGGGTCATTCATTTGGGTGTTTAAGAAGTTCCTTGATTGTATGGGCAACAAGAAACCTCAGTGCATTCTTACTGATCAAGATCCGGCAATTAAACTCGGGGTGCATTCTGTATTCAAGAAAGCAAGACATCGctactgcatgtggcatataatgaaaaaaCTTACCGATAAAGTTGAGTCACAGATTTGTAAGGAGACTGACTTTGTTGAGCGGATATGTGGAGTTGTTTGGGATACTGACTTGGAACCCATTAAGTGTGAAGAAAAATGGACTCAAGTGATTAATGACTTTGAGTTGAATGATAATACTTGGTTGACATACAT AGTGCAATGGAACAACAACGCTATAATCACAGATTTCTTGATGCTGCAAGTGACAGCACATTGCCACAGGTTTCTTCTAAGACAATGA